In the Arachis ipaensis cultivar K30076 chromosome B10, Araip1.1, whole genome shotgun sequence genome, one interval contains:
- the LOC107623196 gene encoding 26S proteasome non-ATPase regulatory subunit 14 homolog, producing MERLQRMFAGAGGALGHPPPDSPTLDSSEQVYISSLALLKMLKHGRAGVPMEVMGLMLGEFVDEYTVRVVDVFAMPQSGTGVSVEAVDHVFQTNMLDMLKQTGRPEMVVGWYHSHPGFGCWLSGVDINTQQSFEALNQRAVAVVVDPIQSVKGKVVIDAFRLINPQTMMLGQEPRQTTSNLGHLNKPSIQALIHGLNRHYYSIAINYRKNELEEKMLLNLHKKKWTDGLTLQHFDTHSKTNEQTVQEMLNLAVKYNKAVQEEDELPPEKLAIANVGRQDAKKHLEEHVSNLMSSNIVQTLGMMLDTVVF from the exons ATGGAGCGGCTTCAGAGAATGTTTGCAGGTGCAGGAGGGGCGCTAGGGCACCCACCACCAGATTCCCCCACACTCGATTCCTCCGAGCAGGTCTATATCTCTTCGCTCGCCCTCCTCAAGATGCTCAAGCACG GAAGAGCTGGGGTTCCAATGGAAGTGATGGGTTTGATGCTTGGGGAATTCGTGGATGAGTATACCGTACGCGTTGTTGATGTGTTTGCGATGCCACAGAGTGGAACTGGTGTTAGTGTTGAAGCTGTTGATCATGTCTTCCAAACTAACATGCTTGATATGCTCAAACAGACTGGACg ACCAGAGATGGTTGTTGGGTGGTACCATTCACATCCTGGATTTGGATGTTGGCTTTCTGGTGTGGACATCAATACACAACAG AGTTTTGAGGCTTTGAATCAGCGTGCCGTGGCTGTTGTCGTAGATCCAATACAAAGTGTTAAAGGAAAAGTAGTGATTGACGCTTTCAGATTGATCAATCCACAGACTATGATGCTTGGCCAAGAACCGAGGCAGACGACGTCCAATCTGGGGCACCTGAACAAACCATCCATTCAA GCGTTGATCCATGGATTGAACAGGCATTACTATTCCATAGCCATTAACTACAGGAAGAATGAACTTGAGGAGAAGATGTTGCTAAATCTTCACAAGAAGAAATGGACCGATGGTTTGACACTTCAGCATTTTGATACACATTCTAAGACTAATGAGCAGACTGTTCAG GAGATGCTGAACCTTGCCGTGAAATACAACAAGGCAGTCCAAGAGGAAGATGAGCTGCCCCCGGAAAAGCTTGCGATAGCAAATGTGGGAAGACAAGATGCGAAGAAGCACCTTGAAGAGCATGTCTCGAATTTGATGTCTTCCAACATCGTTCAAACTCTAGGAATGATGCTTGATACCGTTGTCTTCTAG